Genomic segment of Desulfobulbaceae bacterium:
TCGGCAGTCGGGCGGCTGTGTTTACTGCTCTGCGGCCAGCTTTACACCGTTTTACCTGGAAGAAGGAGACTCTGTCCGGGAGCAGTTGGTTAAAGGGAAAAAAGATCTTAACACCCGTAAATTCAAGCGATATTTAGGGTATTTTCAGCAGGAGACGACAACTGCAGCACCGGAAAAAGGAGTTGTTGAAGACTGCTTGTTGGTTCTGTCTGATCCGGAATGTGTGGGCTTGATCATAAGCACAAGGCCAGATTATGTTGAATATTCATTCCTTCATGAACTGTACAGGCGTGTTTCAATGCAGGCTTTAGGTGACAAAGAGATACTTTTTGAACTTGGTCTGCAAACGTCGCATAATAGGACACTTCAGTTTTTGAACCGTAATCATACCTATGAAGATTTTGTCGGGGCCTCAGAGAAGATTAAACAGTTCCCAGCGTTTCAGCTTGGGGTGCATTTAATTCTTGGGTTGCCGCACGAATCTCTTGCCGAAATGCGTGCAACTTTGGAACTGGTTGTAGGGGTAGGAGTCGATGCTGTCAAATTTCATCATCTACAGATTATTCGTAACACAGCCTTAGAGAAAATCTATTCAGAAAGTCCCTTTAAGGTCTATTCCGCATATGAATATATGGAGATTCTGGCTGATCTCATAACGTATCTGCCAAAATCAACAGTGATACACCGGTTGTGGAGTTCGAGTGACCGGGACCTTCTCGT
This window contains:
- a CDS encoding TIGR01212 family radical SAM protein (This family includes YhcC from E. coli K-12, an uncharacterized radical SAM protein.); amino-acid sequence: MDINERVQARLNLFSCYYKAKYGKPIGKIALSVGVACPNRQSGGCVYCSAASFTPFYLEEGDSVREQLVKGKKDLNTRKFKRYLGYFQQETTTAAPEKGVVEDCLLVLSDPECVGLIISTRPDYVEYSFLHELYRRVSMQALGDKEILFELGLQTSHNRTLQFLNRNHTYEDFVGASEKIKQFPAFQLGVHLILGLPHESLAEMRATLELVVGVGVDAVKFHHLQIIRNTALEKIYSESPFKVYSAYEYMEILADLITYLPKSTVIHRLWSSSDRDLLVAPDWGGLGAHQLSGMLLAILEENDLRQGKRCLGGEE